A part of Pirellulaceae bacterium genomic DNA contains:
- the map gene encoding type I methionyl aminopeptidase: protein MLQPDKQTRKLLLGYEGRERMRTACRFNAQLMDEVRRRIRPGITTESIDSLVYQYTRDHGHQPATLGYMGFPKSCCISVNDVICHGIPGPQSLREGDIVNIDITTIVEGWYGDQSETFIIGSASAEAIAVTQAAFDCMHLAIDALSPGCPVSTIGDAIVREAHRRGFSVVREYVGHGLGQVFHQPPNVPHFPDRKSRQQRLLPGMCFTIEPMINAGTRFTKLDKSDGWTVRTRDARLSAQFEHTILMAEDGPEILTQTQDGPQRGHRFST from the coding sequence ATGCTTCAGCCCGACAAACAAACACGCAAGCTCCTCTTGGGCTACGAAGGCCGTGAAAGGATGCGCACGGCATGCCGATTCAACGCGCAGTTGATGGACGAAGTCCGTCGTCGGATTCGTCCCGGCATAACCACGGAGTCCATCGACTCGCTAGTCTACCAATACACGCGCGACCACGGGCATCAACCGGCCACGCTAGGATACATGGGGTTTCCTAAGAGCTGTTGCATCAGCGTCAACGATGTCATCTGTCATGGCATACCCGGCCCACAATCACTGCGTGAAGGCGACATCGTCAATATCGACATCACCACGATCGTCGAAGGGTGGTATGGTGATCAGTCCGAGACGTTCATTATCGGCAGTGCCAGCGCCGAGGCCATCGCGGTAACTCAAGCGGCATTTGACTGTATGCACTTGGCGATCGACGCGCTCTCGCCGGGCTGTCCCGTCAGCACGATTGGCGATGCTATTGTGCGCGAGGCACATCGGCGCGGGTTTTCGGTGGTGCGCGAGTACGTCGGGCATGGGCTCGGTCAAGTCTTCCACCAACCACCTAACGTCCCTCATTTTCCGGATCGAAAATCGCGTCAACAGCGGCTACTGCCCGGCATGTGCTTTACGATTGAGCCGATGATCAACGCCGGCACACGCTTTACGAAGCTGGACAAGTCCGATGGCTGGACGGTGCGCACTCGAGACGCACGCTTGTCGGCGCAGTTCGAGCACACGATACTCATGGCCGAGGATGGTCCAGAAATACTGACTCAGACCCAAGACGGGCCACAACGCGGCCATCGCTTCAGCACCTGA
- the hemL gene encoding glutamate-1-semialdehyde 2,1-aminomutase → MPGGVNSPARAFGAVGGRPLFIQRAAGPFLYDIDGNRLIDYIGSWGPMILGHARKEVIESIVLAAERGTSYGAPTESESQLAELICAAMPSIQKLRLVSSGTEATMSAIRLARGATGRDVIVKFSGNYHGHADSLLVAAGSSAANLGVPDSPGVTVGTSRDTCVMPYNDIQALEALFAERGQSIAGVILEPIVGNMGCVTPREGFLQTARRLCDLSGAVLIFDEVMTGFRVAYGGAQQLYSVIPDITTLGKIVGGGMPLGAYGGRADLMDNVLPAGKIFQAGTLSGNPVATAAGIRTLELLRDENPYDLLERQSRRLAEGLSAAATAAGIAHQLQRVGSMMTLFFNPKPVWNWDDAAKSDRTRFGKYFWGLIRQGVYMPCSQFEALFVSTEHSTELIDQTIAAARRVLADL, encoded by the coding sequence ATGCCGGGCGGAGTCAACAGTCCAGCCCGGGCGTTCGGGGCAGTCGGTGGCCGGCCACTGTTTATCCAGCGCGCTGCAGGGCCATTCCTGTATGACATCGATGGCAATCGTTTGATCGACTATATTGGATCGTGGGGGCCGATGATTCTGGGTCATGCTCGCAAAGAGGTCATCGAGTCGATTGTGCTGGCGGCTGAGCGCGGTACTAGCTACGGTGCACCTACCGAATCGGAATCACAATTGGCAGAGTTGATCTGCGCCGCCATGCCCAGTATTCAAAAACTGCGTTTGGTCAGCAGTGGAACGGAAGCCACGATGAGCGCCATTCGCTTGGCGCGCGGAGCGACCGGGCGCGATGTCATCGTGAAATTCTCTGGCAACTATCATGGTCACGCCGACAGTTTACTGGTAGCCGCCGGCAGTTCGGCAGCTAATCTGGGTGTGCCGGATTCACCAGGCGTGACCGTCGGCACCAGTCGCGATACTTGCGTCATGCCCTACAACGACATTCAAGCGCTGGAAGCGCTGTTCGCCGAGCGTGGCCAGTCCATTGCGGGAGTGATCTTGGAGCCGATCGTTGGCAACATGGGCTGTGTAACGCCGCGAGAAGGTTTCCTACAAACCGCACGCCGCCTATGTGATCTATCAGGTGCAGTGCTGATTTTTGATGAAGTAATGACCGGCTTTCGCGTGGCTTATGGCGGTGCGCAACAGTTGTACTCGGTCATCCCGGACATCACGACTCTGGGCAAGATCGTAGGCGGTGGCATGCCGCTGGGTGCCTACGGTGGCCGCGCTGACTTGATGGACAATGTCTTGCCTGCAGGCAAGATCTTTCAAGCGGGCACCCTCAGCGGAAATCCGGTTGCCACTGCGGCTGGCATTCGCACCTTGGAATTGTTGCGCGACGAGAATCCCTATGACTTGCTTGAGCGACAATCGCGGCGACTGGCTGAGGGACTGTCGGCGGCCGCGACTGCTGCGGGGATTGCCCACCAATTACAGCGAGTTGGCAGCATGATGACGCTGTTCTTTAATCCGAAGCCGGTGTGGAACTGGGACGACGCCGCCAAGTCGGACCGCACGCGCTTTGGCAAGTACTTCTGGGGGCTGATTCGCCAAGGAGTCTACATGCCGTGCAGTCAATTTGAGGCTCTGTTCGTATCAACCGAGCACAGCACGGAACTAATTGACCAGACAATTGCGGCAGCCAGGCGCGTCCTAGCTGACCTGTAA
- a CDS encoding FKBP-type peptidyl-prolyl cis-trans isomerase, with amino-acid sequence MRSIIVCALVALVAVRVGGQEKLEILDTKPAKPVGDVVSYGLGFNYGANLASQGVKAEDIVEADFVRGLLRGLNLVEPEATNEQLQAAMQQFVGKLEKRRSEMIAAKLVESMKFIEENKKQEGVQVTASGLQYKIIKSGSGATPTAESTVTVHYEGKLTDGRIFDSSIKRGEPFTTPVGKVIPGWTEALQRMKVGDKWMLYIPPNLGYGEQGSQGAIGPNEVLIFEVELLEVN; translated from the coding sequence ATGCGAAGTATCATTGTGTGTGCCCTCGTAGCGCTAGTGGCGGTCCGAGTCGGCGGTCAAGAGAAGCTTGAAATTCTGGACACTAAACCGGCCAAGCCAGTTGGTGATGTGGTGTCCTATGGCCTAGGTTTCAACTATGGCGCGAACCTGGCCAGTCAAGGCGTAAAGGCCGAAGATATCGTAGAAGCTGATTTCGTGCGCGGCCTGCTGCGAGGATTGAACTTGGTCGAGCCAGAGGCTACGAACGAGCAACTGCAAGCTGCCATGCAGCAATTCGTGGGCAAACTTGAGAAGCGAAGGAGCGAGATGATTGCTGCCAAGCTCGTTGAGTCGATGAAGTTTATTGAAGAAAACAAGAAGCAAGAAGGGGTTCAGGTTACTGCCAGTGGCCTGCAATACAAGATCATCAAGTCTGGCAGCGGCGCGACCCCGACGGCGGAAAGCACGGTCACGGTACACTATGAAGGCAAGCTGACAGATGGACGCATTTTTGATAGTTCAATCAAACGCGGCGAACCGTTCACAACCCCCGTTGGCAAAGTCATTCCCGGATGGACCGAAGCCTTGCAGCGAATGAAGGTTGGGGACAAGTGGATGCTGTACATTCCACCCAATTTGGGCTATGGCGAACAGGGCTCGCAGGGCGCCATTGGACCCAATGAGGTCCTGATTTTTGAAGTCGAACTATTAGAAGTTAATTAA